One Nocardia sp. BMG111209 DNA segment encodes these proteins:
- a CDS encoding NUDIX domain-containing protein, whose product MSEPARDPSPHTEAGTHEFERVSTRTVYSGAILALRLDQVVMPGGQVAQREVVEKYGAVAVVAIDDDGNLVLIDQYRHPIGRRLLELPAGLLDEPGESPLAAAERELAEETGLAAAHWSVLVEMALSPGFTDEALRIYLASGLSETDRPAPEMEEADLRVLRMPLDEAVRAALSGEITNATAIAGILALAAVRDKGIEPRPADAPWAGMPTDFLERKSAGSAGNED is encoded by the coding sequence GTGAGCGAGCCGGCGAGAGATCCGTCACCGCACACCGAGGCGGGCACCCACGAGTTCGAGCGGGTGTCCACCCGCACGGTGTATTCGGGGGCGATCCTGGCCCTGCGCCTGGATCAGGTGGTGATGCCCGGCGGGCAGGTCGCGCAGCGCGAGGTGGTCGAGAAGTACGGCGCGGTAGCGGTTGTCGCGATCGACGACGACGGCAATCTGGTGCTGATCGATCAGTACCGGCATCCGATCGGCCGGCGTCTGCTGGAACTGCCCGCCGGTCTGCTCGACGAACCGGGCGAATCGCCGCTGGCCGCCGCCGAGCGGGAGCTGGCCGAGGAGACCGGGCTGGCCGCCGCGCACTGGTCGGTGCTGGTCGAGATGGCGTTGTCGCCCGGCTTCACCGATGAGGCGCTGCGGATCTATCTGGCCTCCGGTTTGTCCGAAACCGACCGTCCCGCTCCGGAAATGGAGGAGGCGGACCTTCGGGTGCTGCGGATGCCGCTGGACGAGGCCGTGCGTGCGGCGTTGTCCGGTGAGATCACCAACGCGACGGCCATCGCCGGAATTCTGGCGCTGGCCGCGGTGCGGGACAAGGGAATCGAGCCCCGGCCGGCGGATGCGCCGTGGGCCGGGATGCCGACGGACTTCCTGGAACGGAAGTCCGCCGGATCCGCCGGGAACGAGGATTGA
- a CDS encoding TetR/AcrR family transcriptional regulator, with translation MISKSERGRRSRDRILDAAREIFAERGYERTTIRAVAAAAAVDPALVMQHFGSKQQLFTACVRDAVPAPESRDPLEYALDMLSTRLEKEPTTSLALLRSMLTHPEATDELRRALEEQQARFATGIDAPDRNLRADLIGALILGVVLNRHLLRPSALAGADPEQILDILRPCLRELTGPR, from the coding sequence ATGATCAGCAAATCCGAACGCGGCCGCCGCAGTCGTGATCGCATCCTCGACGCCGCGCGCGAGATCTTCGCCGAACGCGGATACGAGCGCACCACCATCCGGGCCGTGGCCGCCGCCGCGGCGGTCGATCCGGCGCTGGTGATGCAGCATTTCGGATCCAAACAACAGCTGTTCACCGCCTGCGTGCGCGATGCCGTTCCGGCCCCCGAATCGCGCGACCCCCTGGAGTACGCGCTCGACATGCTGTCCACGCGGCTGGAGAAGGAGCCGACCACGTCACTGGCCCTGCTCCGCTCGATGCTCACCCATCCCGAGGCCACCGACGAGCTGCGCCGCGCCCTCGAGGAGCAGCAGGCCCGCTTCGCCACCGGTATCGACGCGCCGGATCGGAATCTGCGGGCCGATCTCATCGGCGCGCTCATCCTCGGCGTCGTGCTCAACCGCCATCTGCTGCGACCGTCCGCGCTCGCCGGCGCCGATCCGGAGCAGATCCTCGATATTCTGCGGCCCTGCCTGCGGGAGCTGACCGGGCCCCGGTGA
- a CDS encoding SRPBCC family protein, whose amino-acid sequence MASTTVDTVVPAPREVVYQLFAARDSLNAYLPINFTLRKPGSGEPNGVGARYAVGLGGVGVIEETTRLVPGERIEYKIVAGAPVKTHTGTITFADAPGGTLVTYSMASFPKIPVPDRIMVAALRGLINPILSAARKAVAK is encoded by the coding sequence ATGGCCAGCACCACGGTCGACACCGTCGTCCCCGCCCCGCGTGAGGTCGTGTACCAGCTGTTCGCCGCGCGCGACAGTCTCAATGCGTATCTGCCGATCAACTTCACCCTGCGCAAGCCCGGCAGCGGTGAGCCCAACGGGGTGGGCGCGCGCTACGCGGTCGGTCTCGGCGGCGTCGGTGTCATCGAGGAGACCACCCGGCTGGTGCCCGGTGAGCGGATCGAGTACAAGATCGTGGCGGGCGCGCCGGTGAAGACCCACACCGGCACCATCACCTTCGCCGACGCACCCGGCGGCACACTGGTCACCTACAGCATGGCGTCCTTCCCGAAGATCCCGGTGCCGGACCGGATCATGGTCGCGGCGCTGCGCGGCCTGATCAACCCGATCCTGTCGGCGGCGCGCAAGGCCGTCGCGAAGTAG
- the xerD gene encoding site-specific tyrosine recombinase XerD, with protein sequence MLARQIGAYLDHMTVERGAARNTLSAYRRDLDRYREFLTQRGIGGLAEVGEGDIGDFMVSLRAGEHGYPPLAASSAARALVAVRGLHRFAAAEGLAAADVAHPVKPPTPARRLPKALPYDQISRLLDAAGGGVSDSGPRGLRDRAMLELLYSTGARISEVVGLDVDDLDAADRAVLLHGKGGKQRMVPVGRPALAAVEAYRVRGRPALSAHGLGNPALFLNVRGGRLSRQSAWQVLQDAAGRAGIAAAVSPHTLRHSFATHLLDGGADVRVVQELLGHASVTTTQIYTLVTVNTLHEVWATAHPRAR encoded by the coding sequence GTGCTGGCGCGGCAGATCGGGGCCTATCTCGACCACATGACGGTCGAGCGGGGCGCCGCGCGCAACACCCTCAGCGCCTATCGGCGCGATCTGGACCGGTATCGGGAATTCCTGACACAGCGCGGGATCGGCGGGCTGGCCGAGGTCGGCGAGGGCGATATCGGCGATTTCATGGTGTCGCTGCGGGCCGGTGAGCACGGATATCCGCCGCTGGCGGCCAGTTCCGCGGCTCGCGCGCTCGTCGCGGTCCGCGGGCTGCACCGCTTCGCCGCCGCCGAGGGCCTGGCCGCGGCCGATGTGGCCCATCCGGTGAAACCGCCCACCCCTGCCCGGCGGTTGCCGAAAGCCCTTCCCTACGACCAGATTTCCCGGCTGCTCGACGCGGCGGGCGGCGGGGTGTCCGACAGCGGGCCGCGCGGCCTGCGCGACCGGGCGATGCTGGAACTGCTGTACTCCACCGGCGCCCGGATCTCCGAGGTGGTCGGCCTGGATGTCGACGATCTCGATGCCGCCGACCGCGCGGTGCTGTTGCACGGCAAGGGCGGTAAGCAACGCATGGTCCCGGTGGGCCGTCCGGCGCTCGCCGCGGTGGAGGCCTATCGGGTGCGTGGCCGGCCCGCGCTGTCGGCGCACGGCCTCGGAAATCCCGCACTGTTCCTGAACGTTCGCGGCGGCCGGCTGTCCCGGCAGAGCGCGTGGCAGGTATTGCAGGACGCGGCGGGGCGCGCGGGTATCGCGGCGGCGGTGTCGCCGCACACGTTGCGGCATTCCTTCGCCACCCATCTGCTGGACGGCGGCGCGGATGTCCGTGTGGTGCAGGAGTTGCTGGGGCACGCATCGGTGACCACCACGCAGATCTACACCCTGGTGACGGTCAACACTTTGCACGAAGTGTGGGCCACCGCACATCCGCGGGCCCGTTGA
- a CDS encoding copper transporter: MISLRQHAVSIAAIFLALAVGLVLGAQALSGGLLASLRSDHAQLQQRADGLAATNGRLADQLTASDAFLARSGGRILGGILAEHTVLMFTTPDADANDVDAVTRALTSAGATMTGRIALTDSFVDSGQGDRLRTAVTNMIPAGAQLSTAAVDQGSLAGDLLGVALLTDPAGGAQRSTPQERGLILDTLRGGGFLTAGEVQPAQLAVVVTGDGARAAENNEGSIVARFAGGLRGRSAGVVLAGRPGSAADAGPIAVVRADGQLAAAVSTVDDADREMGRITTALALGEQLASGSGRYGVGPRAGAFTVAAVPH; this comes from the coding sequence ATGATCTCGCTTCGTCAGCATGCCGTGTCGATCGCGGCGATCTTCCTCGCCCTGGCGGTCGGGCTGGTGCTCGGCGCGCAGGCCCTGTCCGGTGGGCTGCTGGCCTCGCTGCGGTCGGACCACGCGCAGCTGCAGCAGCGCGCCGACGGGCTGGCGGCGACCAACGGCCGGCTCGCCGACCAGCTCACCGCGTCGGACGCCTTCCTCGCCCGCTCCGGCGGGCGGATCCTCGGCGGGATACTCGCCGAGCACACCGTGCTGATGTTCACCACCCCGGACGCCGACGCCAACGACGTGGACGCCGTCACCCGGGCACTGACGTCGGCGGGCGCGACGATGACGGGGAGGATCGCGCTGACCGACTCGTTCGTCGACTCCGGGCAGGGCGACCGGTTGCGCACCGCGGTCACGAACATGATTCCGGCCGGCGCGCAGCTGTCCACCGCCGCGGTCGACCAGGGCAGCCTGGCCGGGGATCTGCTCGGGGTGGCGTTGCTCACCGATCCGGCCGGCGGCGCGCAGCGGTCCACGCCGCAGGAGCGTGGCCTGATTCTCGACACGCTGCGCGGCGGTGGGTTCCTGACCGCCGGGGAGGTCCAGCCGGCGCAGCTCGCGGTGGTGGTGACCGGCGACGGCGCGCGGGCCGCGGAGAACAACGAGGGCTCGATCGTGGCCCGCTTCGCCGGTGGCCTGCGCGGCCGGTCGGCGGGGGTGGTGCTGGCCGGGCGGCCCGGCTCGGCCGCCGACGCCGGGCCGATCGCGGTGGTGCGGGCCGACGGCCAGCTGGCCGCGGCGGTATCCACCGTCGACGACGCCGATCGGGAGATGGGCCGCATCACCACCGCGCTCGCCCTCGGTGAGCAACTCGCCAGTGGCAGTGGCCGTTACGGGGTCGGTCCCCGGGCGGGTGCTTTCACCGTCGCTGCCGTGCCGCACTGA
- the steA gene encoding putative cytokinetic ring protein SteA has product MRMPTLSPRNADTLPGLTGIARVDRNTRRLLKRVGPGDIVVLDETDLDRLTADRLVESGVVAVVNAAPSISGRYPNLGPEVLVANGILLIDAVSPDLFGRIKDGTRVRVHEGVVYADKLTKKEPETLFEGMVLTDAAVAERMIEARMGLVDHLEAFAGNTIEFIRTESALLIDGLGVPKLELSMRQRHVVVVADGPEHREDLAALKPFIKEYLPILVGVGRGADTLVRAGYRPDLIVGDPEEITSRTLECGAEVILPADTDGHAKGLERIQDLGIGATTFPSSGSAADLALLLADHHGAAMIVTVGAAAALDDFFDRSRRQSNPATFLTRLKIGPKLVDAKAVATLYRHRSSMWAVALVVLAALTAMIVAAMVAHAGGPAVDHVLGVWHHMRVWVHGLLTDSNQVGGT; this is encoded by the coding sequence ATGAGGATGCCGACCCTGTCGCCGAGGAACGCCGACACGCTACCGGGCCTGACCGGCATCGCCCGCGTGGACCGCAACACCCGTCGGTTGCTCAAGCGGGTCGGTCCGGGCGACATCGTGGTGCTGGACGAGACGGACCTGGACCGGCTCACCGCCGACCGGCTCGTCGAGTCCGGTGTGGTGGCCGTGGTGAACGCCGCACCGTCGATCTCCGGACGCTACCCCAATCTGGGGCCGGAAGTGCTGGTGGCCAACGGAATTCTGCTGATCGACGCGGTGTCGCCGGACCTGTTCGGCCGGATCAAGGACGGCACCCGGGTGCGCGTGCACGAGGGCGTGGTCTACGCGGACAAGCTCACCAAGAAGGAACCGGAGACGCTGTTCGAGGGCATGGTGCTCACCGACGCGGCGGTCGCCGAACGGATGATCGAGGCCCGGATGGGCCTGGTCGACCATCTGGAAGCGTTCGCGGGCAACACCATCGAGTTCATCCGTACCGAAAGTGCGCTGCTGATCGACGGTCTCGGCGTGCCGAAGCTGGAACTGTCCATGCGCCAACGCCATGTGGTGGTCGTCGCCGACGGGCCGGAACACCGCGAGGATCTGGCGGCGCTGAAACCGTTCATCAAGGAGTACCTGCCGATCCTGGTCGGCGTCGGGCGGGGCGCGGACACGCTGGTCCGCGCCGGATACCGGCCCGATCTGATCGTCGGTGACCCGGAGGAGATCACGAGCCGGACGCTGGAGTGCGGCGCCGAGGTGATCCTGCCGGCCGATACCGACGGGCACGCCAAGGGTTTGGAGCGCATCCAGGATCTCGGCATCGGCGCGACCACCTTCCCGTCGTCGGGTTCGGCGGCGGATCTCGCTCTGCTGCTGGCCGATCACCACGGTGCGGCGATGATCGTCACCGTCGGCGCCGCGGCGGCGCTGGACGATTTCTTCGATCGCAGCCGGCGGCAGTCGAATCCGGCCACCTTCCTCACCCGGCTGAAGATCGGGCCCAAGCTGGTGGACGCGAAAGCCGTTGCGACGCTGTACCGGCACCGCTCGTCGATGTGGGCCGTGGCCCTGGTGGTGCTGGCCGCGCTGACCGCGATGATCGTCGCGGCGATGGTGGCGCACGCCGGCGGTCCCGCGGTCGATCACGTGCTCGGCGTCTGGCATCACATGCGGGTCTGGGTGCACGGCCTGCTCACCGACAGCAACCAGGTAGGGGGCACATGA
- a CDS encoding CTP synthase, with translation MGQSRIPARSPLQTHHVATKHIFVSGGVASSLGKGLTASSLGQLLTARGLRVTMQKLDPYLNVDPGTMNPFQHGEVFVTEDGGETDLDVGHYERFLDRDLSRDANVTTGQVYSTVIAKERRGEYLGDTVQVIPHITDEIKNRILAMAGPDLNGQIPDVVITEIGGTVGDIESQPFLEAARQIRHDVGRDNVFFLHVSLVPYLAPSGELKTKPTQHSVAALRSIGIQPDALILRCDREVPQPLKNKIALMCDVDVDACISTPDAPSIYDIPRVLHREGLDAYVVRRLGLPFRDVDWTVWGDLLDRVHNPREAVTVALVGKYVDLPDAYLSVTEALRAGGFAARAKVNIRWVQSDDCETPSGAASHLEDVHAVLIPGGFGIRGIEGKVGAIRYARTHGIPLLGLCLGLQCVVIEAARSVGLADANSAEFAPETQHPVISTMADQEQAVAGEADLGGTMRLGAYPAVLQPGSVVAQAYGETEVSERHRHRYEVNNSYRDRIGKSGLRFSGTSPDGHLVEFVELPADVHPYFVATQAHPELKSRPTRPHPLFSGLINAALKYRAAEQLPVEIPDGVGADEAERVAQ, from the coding sequence GTGGGTCAATCACGGATTCCGGCGCGTTCGCCCCTTCAAACGCATCACGTGGCTACCAAGCACATCTTCGTCAGCGGCGGTGTAGCCTCCTCGCTCGGCAAGGGACTTACGGCCTCCAGCCTCGGCCAGCTGCTCACCGCACGCGGTCTCCGCGTCACGATGCAGAAGCTCGATCCGTACCTCAACGTCGATCCCGGCACCATGAACCCGTTCCAGCACGGTGAGGTGTTCGTGACCGAGGACGGCGGCGAGACCGATCTGGATGTCGGTCACTACGAGCGATTCCTCGACCGGGACCTGTCCCGGGACGCCAACGTCACCACCGGGCAGGTGTACTCCACGGTGATCGCCAAGGAGCGACGCGGTGAGTACCTCGGCGATACGGTGCAGGTCATTCCGCACATCACCGACGAGATCAAGAATCGCATCCTGGCCATGGCCGGGCCCGACCTGAACGGGCAGATTCCGGACGTGGTGATCACCGAGATCGGCGGCACCGTCGGCGACATCGAGTCGCAGCCGTTCCTCGAGGCGGCCCGGCAGATCCGTCACGATGTGGGCCGCGACAACGTGTTCTTCCTACACGTGTCGCTGGTGCCGTATCTGGCGCCTTCGGGTGAGCTCAAGACCAAGCCGACCCAGCATTCGGTGGCGGCGCTGCGCAGTATCGGTATCCAGCCCGACGCGCTGATCCTGCGGTGCGACCGCGAGGTGCCGCAGCCGCTGAAGAACAAGATCGCGCTCATGTGCGACGTCGACGTCGACGCCTGCATCTCCACCCCGGACGCGCCGTCGATCTACGACATCCCGCGCGTGCTGCACCGCGAGGGGCTGGACGCCTACGTGGTGCGGCGGCTCGGGCTGCCGTTCCGCGACGTCGACTGGACGGTGTGGGGCGATCTGCTGGATCGGGTGCACAATCCGCGCGAGGCGGTCACGGTCGCGCTGGTCGGCAAGTACGTGGATCTGCCCGACGCCTACCTGTCGGTCACCGAGGCGCTGCGCGCCGGTGGTTTCGCCGCACGGGCGAAGGTGAACATCCGCTGGGTGCAGTCCGACGACTGCGAAACTCCTTCGGGCGCGGCGTCGCATCTCGAGGATGTGCACGCGGTCCTGATCCCGGGCGGGTTCGGTATCCGCGGTATCGAGGGCAAGGTCGGCGCCATCCGCTACGCCCGCACCCACGGAATCCCGTTGCTGGGCCTGTGTCTCGGCCTGCAGTGCGTGGTCATCGAGGCCGCGCGGTCGGTGGGGCTCGCGGATGCGAATTCGGCCGAATTCGCGCCGGAGACACAGCATCCGGTGATCTCCACGATGGCCGATCAGGAACAGGCCGTGGCCGGTGAGGCCGATCTCGGTGGCACCATGCGCCTCGGCGCGTATCCCGCTGTGCTGCAACCGGGTTCGGTGGTCGCGCAGGCGTACGGCGAGACAGAGGTGTCCGAGCGGCACCGGCATCGCTACGAGGTGAACAACTCCTATCGCGACCGGATCGGCAAGAGCGGCCTGCGGTTCAGCGGAACCTCGCCGGACGGGCATCTGGTCGAATTCGTCGAGCTGCCCGCCGATGTGCATCCGTACTTCGTTGCCACGCAGGCGCATCCGGAGTTGAAGAGCCGACCGACCCGGCCGCATCCGCTGTTCTCGGGGCTGATCAACGCGGCGCTGAAATACCGTGCGGCCGAACAGCTTCCGGTCGAGATCCCGGACGGGGTCGGCGCCGACGAGGCGGAGCGGGTGGCGCAGTGA
- a CDS encoding metalloregulator ArsR/SmtB family transcription factor — protein MTTGRTTARTTPAGHDERLTDQQVEQTVRMLSMLAEPTRLRLLWALRDDELGVTALAEAAGCTPTAASQHLSKLRLVGLVQQRADGRARLYRLSGGHVLRLLAEALAQAEHTVAGLPHHG, from the coding sequence ATGACCACGGGCAGGACGACCGCGCGGACGACGCCCGCCGGGCACGACGAACGGCTCACCGATCAGCAGGTCGAGCAGACCGTGCGCATGTTGTCCATGCTCGCCGAGCCGACCCGGCTGCGGTTGCTGTGGGCGCTGCGGGACGACGAACTCGGCGTCACCGCGCTCGCCGAGGCGGCCGGCTGCACCCCCACCGCCGCCAGCCAGCATCTGTCGAAACTACGTCTGGTCGGTCTGGTGCAGCAGCGTGCCGACGGCCGCGCCCGCCTCTACCGGCTGTCCGGCGGCCATGTCCTGCGGTTGCTGGCCGAGGCGCTGGCGCAGGCCGAACACACCGTCGCGGGGCTTCCCCATCACGGTTGA